The following proteins are encoded in a genomic region of Triticum dicoccoides isolate Atlit2015 ecotype Zavitan chromosome 1B, WEW_v2.0, whole genome shotgun sequence:
- the LOC119349296 gene encoding transcription factor GTE1-like, translated as MTAVRGAAVEGAWSNPALMEPPAAAADGPQVSEVDSFRRQVDDLLSKTDVLEKRVNEVVGFYNSKKHSSGGRKAGGRYAANGARDSHGNGMPDLMRQFAGIIRQITSHEWAQPFLQPVDVVGLQLDDYHQIITKPMDFSTIRNKMEGKESTTYNSVREIYSDVRLVFTNAMKYNVQGHPVHIMAKFLLERFEEKWLHLLPKVENEEREREEPNDAPTTSISPEAAIAILAEDTGNELNEINKQLEELQKMVVQRCRKMTTDEKRKLGAGLCQLSPEDLNKALELVAQDNPSFQTTAEEVDLDMDAQSETTLWRLKFFVREALEQQANVGVMACGKTDENTKRSRDMYNALAKTVSKRIKR; from the exons ATGACCGCGGTGCGAGGGGCCGCAGTGGAGGGAGCGTGGTCTAATCCGGCGCTGATGGAgccgccggccgccgctgccgatggGCCTCAGGTGTCTGAGGTGGACTCGTTCCGGCGCCAGGTCGACGACCTCCTCTCCAAGACCGACGTG CTCGAGAAGAGGGTGAACGAGGTGGTAGGGTTCTACAATTCCAAGAAGCACAGCAGTGGAGGGCGCAAGGCTGGCGGCAGGTACGCGGCAAACGGTGCCAGGGACAGCCACGGCAATGGGATGCCCGACCTCATGCGCCAGTTTGCCGGTATCATTCGCCAG ATTACATCTCATGAATGGGCACAGCCGTTTTTGCAACCGGTAGACGTCGTAGGTCTTCAACTTGATGACTATCACCAG ATTATAACAAAACCTATGGATTTCTCGACCATCCGAAACAAAATGGAAGGGAAGGAAAGTACCACATATAACAGTGTCCGAGAAATATATTCTGATGTTAGATTAGTTTTTACCAATGCAATGAAGTACAATGTTCAAGGTCACCCTGTTCACATAATGGCCAAGTTCCTACTTGAGAGATTTGAGGAGAAATGGCTTCACCTTCTCCCTAAAGTTGAGAACGAG GAAAGGGAACGGGAGGAACCAAATGATGCTCCAACCACAAGCATTTCTCCGGAAGCTGCCATTGCAATATTAGCTGAAGATACTGGTAATGAG CTGAATGAGATTAATAAGCAGCTGGAGGAGCTCCAGAAAATGGTGGTTCAGAGATGCAG GAAAATGACCACGGACGAGAAGAGAAAACTCGGCGCAGGTCTTTGCCAATTGTCTCCAGAAGATCTTAACAAGGCGCTAGAGTTGGTCGCGCAAGACAATCCTAGCTTCCAAACTACAGCTGAAGAAGTGGACCTTGACATGGATGCTCAG AGCGAGACGACCCTCTGGAGGCTGAAGTTCTTTGTGAGGGAAGCATTGGAACAACAGGCGAATGTAGGCGTAATGGCCTGTGGCAAGACCGATGAAAACACAAAGAGGAGCCGCGACATGTACAATGCTCTAGCCAAGACCGTTTCGAAACGGATTAAGAGATAA